A genome region from Camelina sativa cultivar DH55 chromosome 10, Cs, whole genome shotgun sequence includes the following:
- the LOC104718187 gene encoding transcription factor MYB39-like, whose product MGRSPCCEKNGLKKGPWTSEEDQKLVDYIQKHGYGNWRTLPKNAGLQRCGKSCRLRWTNYLRPDIKRGRFSFEEEETIIQLHSFLGNKWSAIAARLPGRTDNEIKNFWNTHIRKKLLRMGIDPVTHSPRLDLLDISSILASSLYNSSSSHHMNMSGLMMDIHRRHQQQHPLVNPEILKLANSLFSQNQNQSQNLVVDHDPRTQGNQTVYHHDINQAGVNQYQTDQYFENTITQELQSSMPPFPNEAHQFGQMDNHFNGFGEQTLASTSTTSVQDCNNLSFNDYSSSKFVLDPSFSDQSFNFATSVLNTPTSSTSPTTLNSSYINSSSCSTEDEMESYCSNLMKFDIPDFLDVNDFII is encoded by the exons ATGGGAAGGTCACCTTGTTGCGAGAAGAACGGTCTCAAGAAAGGACCATGGACATCTGAAGAAGACCAGAAGCTTGTTGACTATATCCAGAAACATGGATATGGTAACTGGAGAACCCTCCCCAAAAATGCTG GTTTACAAAGGTGTGGCAAGAGTTGTAGGTTGAGGTGGACTAATTATCTCCGACCAGATATAAAGCGAGGAAGGTTCtcttttgaggaagaagaaaccattaTTCAGCTCCATAGCTTCTTAGGAAACAA GTGGTCTGCAATTGCGGCACGTTTGCCTGGAAGAACTGATAACGAGATCAAGAACTTTTGGAACACTCATATAAGAAAGAAGCTACTTAGAATGGGGATCGATCCAGTGACTCACAGTCCTCGACTCGATCTCCTCGATATCTCATCCATATTAGCTTCATCTCTATACAATTCATCTTCATCACATCATATGAACATGTCAGGACTCATGATGGATATTCATCGTCGTCATCAGCAGCAACATCCATTGGTTAACCCCGAGATACTCAAGCTCgcaaactctctcttctctcaaaaccaaaatcaaagtcAGAACCTCGTGGTGGATCATGACCCGAGAACTCAAGGGAACCAAACGGTGTATCATCATGATATTAACCAAGCCGGAGTAAACCAATATCAAACCGACCAATATTTCGAGAACACGATTACTCAAGAACTCCAATCTTCCATGCCGCCATTCCCCAATGAAGCTCATCAGTTTGGCCAAATGGATAATCACTTCAATGGTTTTGGAGAACAAACTCTAGCTTCAACTTCGACTACATCGGTCCAAGATTGCAATAATCTATCGTTCAACGATTATTCAAGTTCTAAGTTTGTCTTAGATCCTTCTTTTTCGGATCAGAGCTTCAATTTCGCTACTTCGGTATTGAACACGCCAACCTCGAGCACGAGCCCGACTACGTTAAACTCGAGTTACATCAACAGTAGCAGTTGCAGCACTGAGGATGAGATGGAAAGCTATTGTAGTAATCTCATGAAGTTTGATATTCCAGATTTCTTGGACgttaatgattttattatataa